GAGGAACGCGACGATCCAGTTTTGGACGCCGAACAGCTCCCAGTTGTGGCTGGCATACGCGGTTGTCACGTAGAGGTACTTCTTCTCCCGGAATACCGAGAAGTCGAACGCGACGTCACCAGTCCCCGTCCCTGTGGCGTCGGCAGCCAACCACAGAACTGCGAGGCCGGCCGGAACGGCGACGCTGCTCGTGACGGCGATCGCGAATCGCCAGTCGTCGACCGTCGCCAGCCACGTCGAGAGGGGATAGGCGACCCCGCTTCCGAGCGAAAGGACACCGACATAAAGACCGAACGCTCGCCCGCGGTCCCCGGCGTCAAACCAGTCGCTCAGCAGTTTCATTCCCGGAACGTACACGCCCGCGAAACAGGCGCCGGCGAGGATGCGAAACACACTGCCCGTGACGACGCCGACAGTGAGATACGCGAACGCGACGCTGAAAACCCCGGTACCGATGGCGGTGATTCCAACCAGTCGGCGTGGGGAGTCCCGATCCGCAATGATCCCGGCCGGCAGAATAGCCAGGACGTATCCCACGAAATACGCCGAATAGATAACGCCCGCTTCAGTTCCCGAGAGAGTCAGGTCCGCAACGACGAGGGGCAACACAGCGGAGTAATTCGCCCAACTGAACGAGATAACGCCGACCGACAGGCTCAAAACGACCAGTACCCGCGTCCGAATCTGCATTCCCGTTACATCTCCATCGGCGGGGAGGTAGTTTCTTCGGTTGATCAGCGGATTGAGCCGTCAGACGCCCAGATGCAAATGGTGCGATGGAGCGGTGGAACGGCGGAGTAGCAAAGCGGGGGATCGAAGAATAGTTCCCGGCTCAGCGTTGCGCTCGACCCCGAAGATTCGTCCAGTACCCCATCGCGAGTTCGCGAACGACGAATCGGTCTCGAGGATCCACACCGAGGACGTGTAACGCCGCCAGATAGGTCGCGATCCCGACGACGATCCCGGGAACGACTGCGAGGCCACCGGGAATCGCGAGTCGGATCGCCCACATCCCGACGCCAGCCATCACGCCGGCCGCGATCGGGGTGAGGAACGTCCGGTCGAACAGCCACAGTCCCTCGAACCGGCGCAACAACACTACCTGGATCCCGTTCTGCACGGAGATGGCGATGGACGTTCCGAGGGCCGCGCCGACGAGTTCGAACTGCAGGATGAACGCGTACGTCAACACGACGTTCAACACCGCGAGCAGCCAGTCGAGGATCATCCGGGCGTACTGGTGATCGGTCATCATCAGCAGCCAGCCGGTCGCCCCGACTGCGCTACCCACGAACACGCCGCCGAGGTACACGACGAGCGGGACGTACCCCTGCGTGTAGGTCGGCCCGAACAGCGCGAGAAGTTCCCGCCCGTAGACGACGAGAACCGCGAGGAAGGGAACGACGGTGGTGACGATCAGCCGAGTCACCGACGTGTAAATCGCGTTGAGCGTCTCCATCCGATCGTCCGAGTACAGGTTCGAGGCGACCGGCGGCAAAAGCATATTGAACGACTGGAGCGGGATCCACGCGATTGCGATCAACACCAGCAGGGCGTTGTACACGCCGGCCGCGACCGCCGTGAGCAGCGCCCCGACCAGAATGACGTCGATCCGGTTTTGAAACACCTTGCCGAGGCTACTCATCGCGACCGGGGCCGCGTGGTTGTAGAACCGCTCTGCCTCGCTTCTGACCGCTCGCAACGACGGTCTGATCGCCGTCACGCGTGCCGCAATCGGAACAGCGACAACCGCAAGAATCCCCGTCCCGACGACGATTGCGCCAGCGACGCCAACCACCGAGTAACCGAGCGCGAGTGCGACCGTCGCACCGACGAGGCGAACCCCCGGCCGGAGCAGTTTGTTGAACAGCACTTCACCGCGAGCGGAGCCGATCGCCCGGAAGATGGCGGACACGATCATGACGACACCGAGGAGAACCACGAGAAATCCGAACCACCGCATCGTCGGGACGAACGCCGGCTGGTCGACGGTGACGGCGCCGATCCATGGCGCCAGCCACCACACGCCCGCCGCGATAACGGCGCCGAACCCGACAGTGGTCGCGTAGGCCAACCCGACGACGGTTGCCCGGCGGTTTGGATCGTCGTCGTAGGCGGGGACGTATCGCTGCAGCGCCGGCACGCTCCCGAACGTGACTAGCCGAACGAGGATCTGTGCGATCCGCCAGGCCAGCGCGTACACGCCGTAGGCTGTCGGACCGAGCCCTCGTGCGAGGACGACCTCGACGGCGGTGATCAGCGCTCGCTGGGCGGAGACCCCGCCGGAGGTGACGACGGCGCCGTGTGCGATCGTCAGCAGGGCCTCGCGTTCGTCCTCGGGAATCGCCTCTTCGCCGTCTCGACGCACGCGTCGTAATCATCCGAATTCACCGGGGTCAAAATAAAAATGGGTCGATCTGGATGGCGGTACAGCATTTCGACTGTGTTTGTATTTTTCGAAGAATAGTTGGTAGCAAAGATATTTGTTCGAACAAAATGATATCAAAACGATGTATCGGTTCACTCCGGACGAAATCGATCGCGAACGCTCCCACCACCAAGCCGTCATCCAGGGATCCAATAACCTGGACGTAAAGCGTATCGGGAACCTCGGTGAACTCGCGTTCGAGCAGTTCTGTCGCGAGTACTTGCCTGTCGAAATGTGGGAGTGGAAAAATGAGGAAGCGATCCGGCGGTGTAACTCCGAGAGTTTCTCCGGTCACGATTTCGAAGTGTTTGGTTACAAAGTGGACGTGAAGTCGTCACGCGATGTCTCGGCGTTTCTCCCATCCTCCCTCGTGGAGCGAGATCCAGACGACGACATCGTGGTGATGATCTGGCACCGGGACAACGAAGACAGCCTCATGTTACTCGGCTGGGAACGACTGGAGACGCTCAAATCGAAGGTCAAAACTGAAGACGAGTATTCCGGTGAATCACCTGAAAAGCTCGATCACCTCGCGGCCCGACCGATGAACGAAATGATCGAACTCGGGCCGAACACCGCCCACATGAACCAGAAGCCGAAAAACCCGTTCCAGCCGGGCGATCGTGTTGTGAAAAACAGCGACGATGATCAGTCAGTGGGAGTCGTTGTCGAAGTAATGCCTCCCGAGAAAAACACCGGAGCCTTCGGACAAGAAATGGATGGAGAAGCGGTGAAAGTTGCGTTTCCGAGTTCGCTCGACAAGGGGCCAGGCGACTGGCGCAGCTATCATCCGGCTATCCTCGCGTCCTACTGCGACGATCAAGAAATCAAGCTCTGGACGTACAAACACGAGAACCTCGAGTTCGCGGAGAACCCGTACGTTCCGGGCGATCGAGTGATCAAGACCAGCCACGACGACCCCAATACGGCCGTCGTGGTCGAGAGTCCGGGTGGTGCCGGCGGTGAAGAGGTTACGGTTGCGTTTTTGGGAGATTTCGAGGAGGAAGATGTCTGGCCGGGGGAATTGAGGGAACACTGTGAAGAAAACGGGATCAAGTCCTACACGTACGAACACACGGAACTCGAGTATTCGTCGAACGTATGAGCAGCTGTCTGCTGTACTGATATCCGCACTCCGAATCGATAATCAGATACCGTGTTACGCAATCAAAAGAGGAGTTACAGAAGGGCATCAGAGACGGAATAGAAGTCACCCACCGAAGGCAACCGTCCTCGGGAGAGGAGTTTTATTCGCTGAACCAAAGCAGTCTGCATGCCCGAACGGAACGTTCTGGGAGACGAACTCGAACCCTGTAGTGTTGACCCGGTGACCGGCTTCGAGCGCGACGGCTGCTGTGGAACCCATCCGAACGATCGCGGGAGACACGAACTCTGTGCGATGATGACCGACGAGTTCCTCTCCTTTAGCGAACAGCAGGGCAACGACCTCGTCACGCCGCGCCCAGAGTTGCAGTTTCCCGGGCTCGAACCGGGCGATCGCTGGTGTCTCTGTCTCGACCGCTGGATCGAGGCGCTCGAAGCCACCCGAACCCACCGCCTTCCGGAGACGACTGTCCCACCCGTGATTCTGGAAGCCACGAACGAGGCAGTGCTGGACTCGGTCGAGAAGGAGACGCTCGAAAAACACGCTTACGACGTGTGATATCGGACGGCACTTGGTGACTGCAGCGTCCACGAGGTATTTACTTCCGACGGCCCGAAATTAATCAAAATGCAGCCGCTGAACGAGGATTCGGTGATGGCCGAGCTGATCGAGGTACACGGGGACGTGACGGTAGAGCCGGCGGAGGACATGTTTCGACGCATGACCGTCTCGATCATCAACCAGCAACTCTCGACTGCCTCCGCCCGGGCGATCCGAGAGCGGGTGTTCGACCACGTCGAGGTGACGCCCGAAGGAATACTCACAGCCGAACCAGAGGAACTCCACGACCTGGGGCTCTCCGAGTCGAAGGTCGAATACCTCAAAAACGTCGCCGACGCGCACGTCGAGAACGGCTATTCTGTGGCCTACTTCGAGGGGATGACCGACGAGGACGTGATCGCAGAACTCACCGAAATCAGGGGCGTTGGAACGTGGACCGCGAAGATGGCGCTCATATTCTGCCTTGGCCGAGAGGACGTCTTCCCCGTCGAGGATCTGGGAATCCGTCGAGGGATGGAAACAGCCTACGGGATCACCGAGCGGGACGCCATGGTTCAAAAGGCCGAGGAGTGGGCTCCATACCGGAGCTATGCGAGTCGGTACCTGTGGCGTGCTGTCGATTAATCTCGAACCGACGCCTCGCCGAACGCGACGAACCCGGTGACCACGAGATCAACACCGTCGCGATCCACGGTCGCACCCTCGAGTTCCACGGTCATATCGTCCCCGATCGCTCGGCGTGGACGATCGTCCGCGGCCGAGCCGAGTATGGGTATGACTTCCATCTGGACTACCCAGTCCCGGGGAACGATTACCTGGGCCTCACCGAAGAGCACCGTCAGGTCGACCCGGGCGGGCCGATCCGTGAGCTGGGCGTCCCGGAGATCCAGGGTGGTTTCGCCGAAGATGGTCGTCAGATCACCGCCGACGAACGCCTCGGAGGTGTTCCGCTTCTCGACGCCGCCGAATACCGTCACCCCGGAGGAGTAGCTCGCGTCGGAACGCCGGACGCTTGATCGGTACTGTCCCATCGCGATCGACAGGCCGAGTGCGATCACCAGCACGGGCCAGTAGACGACAAGCTGCTCGGCGGTGGCGTACCCGAGAACGATCAGCTGAACGGCACCGGCGACACCGACGATGACCACCGGGCCCACGAGGCTCCGGAAGCCGCTCTGGACGAACAGCCAGATTCCCAGCAGGACGAACAGCGAGGGAACGTACTGTAAGAGCTGTCGGGTCTCGAAGACGCCGGTAGTCTGGAACAGCAGGAGCACACCCACCAGAATGACCAGCGCTCCGAGGAGGAACCGACCGGTGGGGAGGCGTTGCGATCGTATCGTGGAAGATACAGTAGACATAACAACCATACGACGGAAGAGGAGATATAGCCATACTATCAGTATCATTCCGCGGGAGGTGCGCCGTTGTCACACGGTGCATGGCTTCGGAGTGAAAGGAGACCCGGCGTCCGCGATGGTGTATCACCCATTTATAAGCCATCCCACATCGAAACGACGACAGAACGCCGAGGAGGCCGAGACTCATCGATGACCTGGAACGGAACCGGACCCACCGCCGCACGCTGTGTCGGCCACCGCTTCCCACGCCGCCCCGCTCGTTGCTTCACACGCCGGCCCGCACGCCTCACTCGCAATATGAACGCGGGAATGACCCGATACGGGGGAGGTGACCGATGTTCGCGACTGTCGCCGGACTCCTCCTGATCGCGCTCGGTCTCGCGATGGGGTGGTACGGCATCCGACCCCTCCTCGCGGTACCGCGGCTGCTCGCGACCGAAGTCCGCGAGCCCCGAAGTCTCAGGGCGACTGGCGGGTTCGTCGCCTGCCGGGGGCGGGCTAGTGCGGTCGAGGAGCCGATCGAGGCGCCGTTTTCGGGCACCGACTGCCTGGGGCTCGAGTACGAGGTGACCGAACGGCAGCCGTTCGGAATCGCCTGGCCGTGGATCGACGCGTATCTCGACGACGGGGTGGCTACAACAGCGTTCGACCTCGTAAACGACCGGGGGAGGATCCGGGTCGATCCCGCCCCGCATCGGTTCACACTCGACGTATCGGAGGAGGTCATCTCCTTCGCTACCGAGAACGCTCTCCCGGATCGGGTCCGCCGGTTCCTCGAGATCCGTGACGTCCCCGACACGCCCGAGTGGCTACAGTCGATTCCGGGCCTCGGGCGGCGACGGTTCGTCGAACGGCGGATCGATCCCGGCAGGGAGTACGTCGTCTTCGGGCGGATCGAGCGCCGGGACGGAACCGTCGCCCTCGGGGGCGATCTCGTGATCGGCGAAGGGAGCCCCTCACAGATCGCCATGGGGAGGATCTGGTCGGCGGCGTTTCCTCTCGGCGTCTCGCTCGCGTTCCTGATCGGCGGCGGACTGCTGCTTTTCGCGTGACCGTCGGACAATTCGCCGGACCGGACCGTTCGCCGCCTCACGAACCCTTTTGAATGCTGACGTGGAGTTTCAGCCATGCACTACGCGAGATTCCGCGATCCAGCCGGCTCGGTCCGGAACGGAACGTTCGATCCCGACGCCGAAACCGTCTCGTTCGGGGGGGCGAGCTACGAGGTCGAGGATTCCGATATCGACGTCCTGCCACCGTGTGAGCCGTCAAAGATCGTCTGTGTCGGGCGCAACTACGCCGACCACGCCGAAGAGATGGGAAGTGACGTCCCGGACCGGCCGCTTCTGTTTTTGAAGCCACCGAACGCGCTCGCGGCCCACGGCGACACCGTCACCGCCCCCGCCGACAAGGAGCGCATCGACTGGGAGGCGGAACTCGCGGTCGTGATCGACAACCAGTGCCGGAACGTCGACGCCGCCGACGCGATGGACGTCGTGGCCGGCTTCACCTGCATGAACGACCTCTCGAACCGGGAGGACCAGCGACAGGAGCAGAACTGGGTTCGGGGGAAGGCGTTCGACAACGCCGCACCTCTCGGCCCCTGCGTCGCGACCCCCGAGGAAGTGCCAGACGACGCGGCCGTCCGGTTGCGTGTGAACGGCGAAACGAAACAGGACGGCTCCCGGGCGCAGTTCATCTTCGACGTCCCGACGCTGATCGAGGAGATCACCGCGTATCTCACCCTGGAGCCGGGCGACGTCATCGCCACCGGCACACCGGAGGGCGTCGGCGCGCTCGCGGACGGTGACTCCGTCGAAATCGAGGTCGAAGGCGTGGGAACCCTCGAACACGACGTCGTCGTTCCGTGAAATCAGACCGCTTTGCCCGTCAGTTGCGATCGAGTTGGCCGTTTCCATCAGCCTCGATCGGTCGATCCGGATCGGACAGTCCCCCCCGTTCGACAGGGCGTCGACCTCGGACAGGAATCCGACGAAATGGGTGACCTCCCCGGCTTCGTTTCCGATCGGAGCGACGTCGATTCGGGCCTGGAGTTGCGTTCCGTTCTCCCCGTAGCCGATCAGCTCTCCGGAAACCGTTACCTCTGCCAGGGTCGCCTCACAGAGCCGCCTGACCGGATCGTTCGCGGAGCCGTTCTCCAGGATCGATCGACAGTCCCGTCCCAGAATATCACCGGAATCAAACCCGGAGAGTTCTCGAAACCTGGCATTGGCGTACACCACTGACTTGCGTTCCTGGCGTACGTCCGCCAGAAGAACCCCGAAGGGCGCGGCGTCGAGCGCCCGATAGCCGCGTTTCATCCGCGTCTCCGCCCGGTGCTGGGAGACGACGTTCCGGATCCTGTTCGCGAGCACCTCGTACTGTTCGGTGCCGGACTCCTTTTGAAGGTACTCCGTGACGCCCAGCGAGATCGCATCGCTTGCGATCTCCTCGGGTCCTTTTCCGGTGAACAGGACGAACGGAGTATCGACGCCCCGTTCTCGCAATACTTCGAACAGTTCGAGCCCGTCGAGTCGCGGCATCTGGTAGTCGCTGACGACACAATCGAACACCCGTGCGGTCAGGAGTTCGGCCGCTTTTTCGGGATCCGTCGTCGTCAACGTGTAATAGTTAGAAATACAACCACTACGAAACAAATATAACACAGCTAACAGGTGTTCCGAAAACGTGAGAGAGAGGTCGTGAAAAACCGGCCGCGAAAGACGAAATCCGGTGGTCAGGCCTGTTCTTCGATGACGTCCCCGTCGCTCTCCGGCCCGATCTCGATTTCGAGATCCTCGCCATCGCTTCGGAACCGGCGTGCGGCGATGCCGACAACAGAGATGATCGAGACGACGCCCACGAGTGTCAGGAGTGTCCGGAACCGTCCTCGGCCGGATCGTCCCTCAGCCGTTTCTGGTTCCGATTCCATTTCCGTTTCCGGTTCCGATTCCATTTCCGTGTTCGTTTCCGTGTCCATCTTCATTTCGTCGCCCGAAGCGTGCGCTTCGATCGCGGCAGTATCATCGGTGAAGTCCAGACTGGAGGGGCCGATTTGAGCGCCGTCAAAGTGCAGTTCGAACATGGTGATTTTGCGTGCCATACATACAGGACGCGCTCTGAGTATATATATTCGTACTGACACCGAATAGCAGGAGTGCCCGATCCGCCGGGACGCGGTAACGAAAATCAGCTATCTGTTCCCCTCACGGCTCCGGGACGTTACGGTCTGGGAACTGCTCGCGGAGGTCTTTCGCCCGGATGTCTATCTGCCAGTCGTCCGTCAGGTCACGTGGCCCCTCCTCGGTTGAGACGATTCTGAGTCCGGATCCACCCCGGTTGATCGTCGCCCGATCGCCGAACTGCAGCCGGTTGAACGTCCGGCGTGGAACGAACGATGTCGGGATACGCTGCGGGCTCCCAGCCGAACACCCGGCTGTGCCCATCCGACCACAGCCAGCAGAGTGCGGCGCCGTATCCCCGACCGTCCGCGTCGAGCCATCGCACGCTGATCGCTTGATAAGAGAGGACAGCGTCCTCGAATCCGGGAATCCTCCCGAGACAGCCGCCGATCGTGGGGAGCAGGGACGCCCCGAAGGCCGTTCCGAGCAGTGTTCGTCGCGTCGGCATTCAGCTGTGACAGCTTCGTATCGAGAGGATATGTCTGCAGCGGATCGCCCCGAGCGTTCAGTTCCACAGCGCCCGGAACGGCTTGAGTACCGCGAGCGTGTAATCCTCGTGGGGATCGTACCCGCGGAACGCAAGCGAGTTCGCCATCACCGACACCGACGAACCGGCCATCGCCAGCCCCGCCAGCGCGGGGTTCAACAGTCCGAGCGAGGCGACCGGAATGAGCGTCGCGTTGTAGGCGAACGCCCAAAAGAGGTTCTGCCGGACCTTCGAGATCGTCGCCTCGGAGATCCGCAGTGCCTTCAACACGTCCGCCGGGTCGTCGCGCATCAGGGTTACGTCCGCAGACTCGATTGCGACGTCGGTGCCCGAACCGATAGCGATACCGACATGGGCGGCGGTGAGCGCCGGCGCGTCGTTGACGCCGTCGCCGACCATCACCACGCGGGAGCCGTCCGCCTGGATGTCGTCGACCACGTCCGCCTTGTCCTCGGGGAGCACCTCCGCACGGACGTTGTCGGCCGGAATGCCGACCTCCTCGGCTACCGCCCGGGCGGTCCGCTCGTTGTCGCCGGTGAGCATGTGAACGGCGATCCCGCGGTCGGACAGCGCCTCGACAGTCCGCTTTGCGCTCTCCCGGACCGTGTCCGCGTTCGCGAGCACGCCCAGCAACTGCCCGTCGAGTGCGACGAGCATGGCAGTTTTCCCGTCCCGTTCGAGTTCGAGCAGCGTTTCCTCGGCGGGTTCGGGGTCGATCCCCTCCTCGCGAAGCAGTTTGCGATTCCCCACGAGTACCTCCCCGCGGGGGATAGTCGCCCGAATGCCGTGGCCGGGAACGTTCTCGAATTCGATGGGGTCATCGAGATCGAGTCCGCGCTCGCGAGCGCCGGCGACGATCGCCCGCGCGAGCGGGTGTTCCGAGCCCGACTCGGCGCTTGCAGCGACCGCGAGCAACAGCGACTCGGCGTCGAGCGAGTCACCCGGAGATTCCGAGCCTGTGGCCTCCGAGGGATCGGCAGTCTCCGTAGGATCGCCGACCTCCGAGGGGTCTGCCGTTGCCCCACCGTCCGCGTGGGGCTCCAGCGCGACCACGTCGGTGAGCTGCATCTCGCCGTGGGTCAGGGTGCCGGTCTTGTCGAAGACGACCGCGTCGACGTCGCGGACCTTCTCGAGTACGTCGCCGCCTTTGAACAGGACGCCGTTGGTGGCCGAGATCGTCGACCCGACCATCGTCGCCGCCGGCGTCGCGAGCCCGAGCGCACAGGGACACGCGATCAAAATCGCGGAGGCGAGCACGACCATCGAGAACTCGATGATCGGAATTCCGCCGAGTTCGACGCCGATCGGACCCCCGCCAACCGGACCCCACAGCGGAAGCGACGTGACGAACGCGTACAGCGGTTCGGGAAACAGGAACCACAGCGTCGACCAGAGCACCGCGTTGAAGATGACGGCGGGCACGAAGTAGGCGCTGACTTTGTCGACGAGCCGCTGGATCTCCGGCTGACGCGACTGCGCCTCCTTTACCCGCTCGACGATCTGCTGGAGCGCGGTGTCGCGGCCGACCTTCGTCGCCTCGACGACGAGCACGCCGTTTTCGTTCACGGTCGCCCCGACGACCTCGTCGCCGGGCGACTTCTCTACCGGGACGGACTCCCCGGTCAACATCGACTCGTCGACCGCGGAGTCTCCGTCCACCACGACCCCGTCGACGGGAATCTTCTCACCCGGTCTGACCTTGACCCGGTCGCCGACCTCGATCTCTTCTACGGGTACCTGGTGCTCTTCCCCGTCCCGGATCACCGTCGCCTCGTCAGCCTGCATCTCCAGGAGTTTGCGCAGGGCGTCGCTTGCCTGCGCCTTCGAGCGCGCCTCGAGCCAGTTGCCCAGCGTGATGAACCACAGGATGAACGCGACCGCCTCGAAGTAGAGGCCCCCGGCGACCTGGTAGCCGATCAAGGCAGGGGCGGCAAGGACCGCCGTCGAGTAGACGTAGCCGACGCTCGTCCCCATTGCCACAAGCGTGTCCATGTTCGCTTGACGGCTCTTCGAGAACGCGCGCCAGGCGCCCCGGATGAACTCCCGACCGAGCGTGGCCATCAGGAGCGTCGCCAGCACGAACTCCAGCCAACCGACGCCGACGGAGAGACCGAAGACCGGGATCGCGTCGGGCAGAAAGCCCGGATAGAACATGTCGATCATCACCAGGACGAACGGCGCGGTCAACACGCCCCCGCCGACGGTGAGCTTCCACTGCTTGCGCATTTCCCGCCGGGCGGCGGACTCCCGTGCCCCAGACTCTCCCTCCCCGGTGCCGTCGTCTCCCTCCGCGTCCCGGATCGGCTCGTAGCCGGCGTCCTCTACGGCGGCGTAAATCTCCGACAGTGAGACGTCGACGGGGTTGTACCGCACCCGAGCCTCGTCGGACGCGAAATTGACGTCCGCCGAAAGCACGCCCGGCAGTGCCTCGATCGCCGTCTCGTTCGCCTGCGAACAGTTCGCACACGACATGCCCGCGATGCCGACCGTTCGCGACTCCGTGAGCGGCTCGTACCCTGCCTCGGTGATCGACTCGAAGATCTCCTCCAGCTGGACGACCTCGGGGTCGTACTCGACGGTCGCCTCGTCGGTCGCGAAGTTGGCGTCGGCCGCCGAAACGCCCTCGAGCTCGAGGGTCGCGTCCTCGACGGAGGCGGAACACGTCGCACACGACATGCCCGTGATCTCGATGTGCGCTCTGCGAATACCCATTACGAATACTACTATGGGGTGCCTCGTTAAACCGGGTTGTGGTTTCGTCCGTAAATATTTTCGACGATAAAACGTTGGGGATGGCGGATCTTCCGATCCGAATCTTTCGCATCCAAACCGGCCGCCGCGGACCGCCCCTTGCGATGGTTGTGTATAGTTGGAGCAATATCAAAACGTACATACGCGGGACGTGCGAACGGAAGGGTATGTCGGAAGACGTGGTCGAACACCGCAAGCTGATCATCGCGGGGACCGGGATCGCCGGTCTCAGCGCTGGCATCTATGCGGCTCGCGCGAACAACGAGCCGCTGTTGATCGAGGGCGACGAACCGGGTGGACAGCTGACGCTCACCACAGACGTGGAGAACTACCCCGGATTCCCCGACGGTATCTCCGGACCGGACCTGATAAACCGGATGAAACAGCAGGCCCGGAAGTTCGGTGCCGACGTGAAAAACGGCATCATCGAATCGGTCGACGCCGACGACCGGCCGTTCGAAGTCGAACTCACGAACGGCGACGTGTACACCGCAGACGCGGTCATCGCCGCCTCGGGCGCCTCCGCCCGGACCCTGGGAATCCCCGGCGAGGACGAACTCATGGGGTATGGCCTGTCGACGTGTGCCACCTGTGACGGGGCGTTCTTCCGGGACGAGGACATGCTCGTAATCGGCGGCGGCGACGCCGCGATGGAGGAGGCGAACTTCCTCACCAAGTTCGCCGACACGGTGTATGTGGCCCACCGACGCGAGGAGTTCCGCGCGGAGGACATCTGGGTCGACCGGACGATGGAGAAGGTCGACGAGGGGGAGATCGAACTCCTGTTGAACACCGAAGTGACCGAACTCCACGGCAGCCCCGAGGAGGGGATCACGAGTGTGACGCTCGTGCAACACCCGGACGGCCACCCGACCGAGAAACTCGACGACCCGACGACAGCTGACGAGGTCGACGAGTTCGAGTTCGAGGTCGGCGCCGTCTTCTACGCGATCGGCCACACGCCGAACACCGGCTATCTCGAGGGGACCGGCGCCGAGTTCGACGACGAGGGGTATCTGTTGACCGAGGGCGGCCGCGGCGGCGGCCAGACGAAAACCGGCGTTCCGGGGCTGTTCGGCGCCGGCGACGTCG
The Halalkaliarchaeum desulfuricum DNA segment above includes these coding regions:
- a CDS encoding MFS transporter; the encoded protein is MQIRTRVLVVLSLSVGVISFSWANYSAVLPLVVADLTLSGTEAGVIYSAYFVGYVLAILPAGIIADRDSPRRLVGITAIGTGVFSVAFAYLTVGVVTGSVFRILAGACFAGVYVPGMKLLSDWFDAGDRGRAFGLYVGVLSLGSGVAYPLSTWLATVDDWRFAIAVTSSVAVPAGLAVLWLAADATGTGTGDVAFDFSVFREKKYLYVTTAYASHNWELFGVQNWIVAFLVATPAVVATGSPEVTAGVLGGVLVAFGAPGNVLGGWLSDRLGRIPTSGGALAASGVITVSLGIFDWTIVAVLAGVILVYGIVLAADSAPLSTAMSEIADDDHVGAALAGQSLLGFIPGMISPVVFGVALDRSGFAAAFGTLFVGVVVGLGSLWLLRRELDSEPDFSITGR
- a CDS encoding lipopolysaccharide biosynthesis protein, which translates into the protein MRRDGEEAIPEDEREALLTIAHGAVVTSGGVSAQRALITAVEVVLARGLGPTAYGVYALAWRIAQILVRLVTFGSVPALQRYVPAYDDDPNRRATVVGLAYATTVGFGAVIAAGVWWLAPWIGAVTVDQPAFVPTMRWFGFLVVLLGVVMIVSAIFRAIGSARGEVLFNKLLRPGVRLVGATVALALGYSVVGVAGAIVVGTGILAVVAVPIAARVTAIRPSLRAVRSEAERFYNHAAPVAMSSLGKVFQNRIDVILVGALLTAVAAGVYNALLVLIAIAWIPLQSFNMLLPPVASNLYSDDRMETLNAIYTSVTRLIVTTVVPFLAVLVVYGRELLALFGPTYTQGYVPLVVYLGGVFVGSAVGATGWLLMMTDHQYARMILDWLLAVLNVVLTYAFILQFELVGAALGTSIAISVQNGIQVVLLRRFEGLWLFDRTFLTPIAAGVMAGVGMWAIRLAIPGGLAVVPGIVVGIATYLAALHVLGVDPRDRFVVRELAMGYWTNLRGRAQR
- a CDS encoding DUF2237 family protein, with the translated sequence MPERNVLGDELEPCSVDPVTGFERDGCCGTHPNDRGRHELCAMMTDEFLSFSEQQGNDLVTPRPELQFPGLEPGDRWCLCLDRWIEALEATRTHRLPETTVPPVILEATNEAVLDSVEKETLEKHAYDV
- a CDS encoding DNA-3-methyladenine glycosylase family protein, which codes for MQPLNEDSVMAELIEVHGDVTVEPAEDMFRRMTVSIINQQLSTASARAIRERVFDHVEVTPEGILTAEPEELHDLGLSESKVEYLKNVADAHVENGYSVAYFEGMTDEDVIAELTEIRGVGTWTAKMALIFCLGREDVFPVEDLGIRRGMETAYGITERDAMVQKAEEWAPYRSYASRYLWRAVD
- a CDS encoding LiaF transmembrane domain-containing protein, with protein sequence MSTVSSTIRSQRLPTGRFLLGALVILVGVLLLFQTTGVFETRQLLQYVPSLFVLLGIWLFVQSGFRSLVGPVVIVGVAGAVQLIVLGYATAEQLVVYWPVLVIALGLSIAMGQYRSSVRRSDASYSSGVTVFGGVEKRNTSEAFVGGDLTTIFGETTLDLRDAQLTDRPARVDLTVLFGEAQVIVPRDWVVQMEVIPILGSAADDRPRRAIGDDMTVELEGATVDRDGVDLVVTGFVAFGEASVRD
- a CDS encoding fumarylacetoacetate hydrolase family protein — its product is MHYARFRDPAGSVRNGTFDPDAETVSFGGASYEVEDSDIDVLPPCEPSKIVCVGRNYADHAEEMGSDVPDRPLLFLKPPNALAAHGDTVTAPADKERIDWEAELAVVIDNQCRNVDAADAMDVVAGFTCMNDLSNREDQRQEQNWVRGKAFDNAAPLGPCVATPEEVPDDAAVRLRVNGETKQDGSRAQFIFDVPTLIEEITAYLTLEPGDVIATGTPEGVGALADGDSVEIEVEGVGTLEHDVVVP
- a CDS encoding heavy metal translocating P-type ATPase codes for the protein MGIRRAHIEITGMSCATCSASVEDATLELEGVSAADANFATDEATVEYDPEVVQLEEIFESITEAGYEPLTESRTVGIAGMSCANCSQANETAIEALPGVLSADVNFASDEARVRYNPVDVSLSEIYAAVEDAGYEPIRDAEGDDGTGEGESGARESAARREMRKQWKLTVGGGVLTAPFVLVMIDMFYPGFLPDAIPVFGLSVGVGWLEFVLATLLMATLGREFIRGAWRAFSKSRQANMDTLVAMGTSVGYVYSTAVLAAPALIGYQVAGGLYFEAVAFILWFITLGNWLEARSKAQASDALRKLLEMQADEATVIRDGEEHQVPVEEIEVGDRVKVRPGEKIPVDGVVVDGDSAVDESMLTGESVPVEKSPGDEVVGATVNENGVLVVEATKVGRDTALQQIVERVKEAQSRQPEIQRLVDKVSAYFVPAVIFNAVLWSTLWFLFPEPLYAFVTSLPLWGPVGGGPIGVELGGIPIIEFSMVVLASAILIACPCALGLATPAATMVGSTISATNGVLFKGGDVLEKVRDVDAVVFDKTGTLTHGEMQLTDVVALEPHADGGATADPSEVGDPTETADPSEATGSESPGDSLDAESLLLAVAASAESGSEHPLARAIVAGARERGLDLDDPIEFENVPGHGIRATIPRGEVLVGNRKLLREEGIDPEPAEETLLELERDGKTAMLVALDGQLLGVLANADTVRESAKRTVEALSDRGIAVHMLTGDNERTARAVAEEVGIPADNVRAEVLPEDKADVVDDIQADGSRVVMVGDGVNDAPALTAAHVGIAIGSGTDVAIESADVTLMRDDPADVLKALRISEATISKVRQNLFWAFAYNATLIPVASLGLLNPALAGLAMAGSSVSVMANSLAFRGYDPHEDYTLAVLKPFRALWN